From the genome of Adhaeribacter pallidiroseus:
GCATCGGCCAGGGAATATAGGTGGGTAGCAATCTTGTAGCCGAGTTGGTGCGAACGTTTAATAACCGCCCGGTATACGGCAGCCGGCATCTTGGGTGCTGTTCCGAGCTGGTCATCTACCCGGATTTTCATGAAATCGACACCCAGGCGGTGATTTTGTTCTACTACGGCCAAGGCTTCGGCGGGAGTTTTGCCGGTAATTACCTCGCCGGCAATAAATAACCGGGCCCGCTGCGTGGTGGTAGAATCGTGGATGGCCCGTAAAGGTTCGGCTTCTTTTTTATCACCTCCCAAACTTACCACGGTGGTGATGCCGTAACGGCCATAAAGTCCCAGATTATCTAACAAATTTTCCCTAGAGTAGTGGCCCGGTTCAATTCCTTTTACATCACCCACGTGTCCATGCCCGTTGATTATGCCCGGCATAATAAACTTACCGGTTACATCCTCAATAATCGCCACTTCCGGGATTTTAACTTTGTTTCGGGGGCCCACGGCAACTACCTGGCCTTTGCGAATCAGCAGCACCCCGTCTTTAATTGGGGTACCTCCCTGGCCATTTAGGATAGTGGCCCCGGTAAATGCCTGATAACCAGAATCAGATGTTGTTTGGTATATCTTACCCGAACTACAAGCCGAGATAAATAAGAATAAGCAAACAAGTATGTAAGTATGTTTCATGGCGGCGAGTATAAACCTGTTTTTAATGCGAGTAAATACAGCTTGTCATACGGCCAATGAAAGGAAATATACCGGGTGCGCTTCATTAAATTTAAAAAAATTAATGAAGAAGGTGGAAAGATAAAGGAAACAGTACATTTACTACTCACAAAAACAGCAGTAGCAGTTTTAGAACTAGGCCGTTGCTTGGAACAGGATTAAAAAAAATACTTCCTTATGACCAAATTTCGGAAAAAGGTTATTAAAAATCTAAAAATTTAGGATTTGTGATTGTTCAGGGTCTGTTTTATTGTTTCAAAGAAGTATTTTGCCCGCCCGTTTTCACGCCGCTGGGCAAAGTGATTTTCCAGATATGCGCGTTCGATCGGCCCGCGTATTCCATAATGTATACTTCATTCCCGACCAACACCGCATCCACCGGAGCATTAAAGTTTTCGACTAAGCGATAGGTTTTTACAAAATAATTATCGGTGGCCGGGTCGTAGGATAATTTTAAATGCAGTAAATCGCGTCCTTCTTTCCGGAGGAGGTCGTTGGTGCCGGCTCGGCCTCCACCCGTATAGCGCATCACAAAACCGTCGCCTTTAAATTCATCCGAAAGCACTTTTTTAGTATCAAAAAACAAAGCTAACGGCGAAGAGTGGGCGTTAAAAGTACTTACCGCCTGACCGGTAAGATCGCCATCTGTTACTTTACCAGATGCCACATCGCGGTACTCATTGGCAGCCGGTCCCAGGTTTTGCACCCCCGGCGTAAATTTAACCCCTGCAGGTGGTTTGGGAAACGTAGGATCGTCGTGGAAATATTTTACAATCCAAGCGTGGGCGGATTTACTGATAAACGGATCTGTTTCGGGGCTTGGATTCCAGCCGGGATACTGCTGCGGATTATCAATCCCGCCAAATACCCAGGGAAAACCGTAATGGCGGCCCTGCCGGAGCCAGAACATATCTTCGGGCGCATCATAGTCCGGCGAGTTCGAAACACCGAATAAATTACCACTCGGGTCAAAAGCCATATCAAAGACGTTCCGCACCCCTTCGGCAAACAAATAACCATCCGCTTTTAATTTTTGCACGTCATCGGGCAAAAGTAAGTTTTTGGCATCGATGGGGAAGCGGTAAATTTTAGCGGTCAAGGCATTATCGCGGGCGTTGGGGTAAGCGCCCCGGTTATCCTGTACTTCGCCGTGGTCGGTGCGGGCTCCCGTATTCACGTAAATATATTTCCCATCCGGACTTACTTCCAGGGCATTCCAGCCGTGGTCGAAGGTAGTGGCATTGGTGCCG
Proteins encoded in this window:
- a CDS encoding c-type cytochrome, which encodes MRKPRFIPYLLAASIATCALSSYISNKGSSTILQDGGRWVAPPSADKIKNPYPVEPLTLTQGEELFVMYCSPCHGENGYGDGAAGGAMGIKPANFHAPVVQKQSDGALFWKLAEGRGNMPPFKESLSEEQRWQLVAYLRKLGEVPDKSATAAAPAGNAVAKPTTKPTTAPSVPKETKTAATKSPEPKQNIGPAAPPASTANTPAAEANKEGPEIKTPTSLRPDIKVSHVMEIGPSAIRLFRHPVTGEFWYNTFEGDVYKISNIDKKDARYQKVFSATDHGITRLQGAVFYKNSLFLCGNTSVNNGKGTTGRLVRYDFGNAGKPTLTEVFNTVEYGTNATTFDHGWNALEVSPDGKYIYVNTGARTDHGEVQDNRGAYPNARDNALTAKIYRFPIDAKNLLLPDDVQKLKADGYLFAEGVRNVFDMAFDPSGNLFGVSNSPDYDAPEDMFWLRQGRHYGFPWVFGGIDNPQQYPGWNPSPETDPFISKSAHAWIVKYFHDDPTFPKPPAGVKFTPGVQNLGPAANEYRDVASGKVTDGDLTGQAVSTFNAHSSPLALFFDTKKVLSDEFKGDGFVMRYTGGGRAGTNDLLRKEGRDLLHLKLSYDPATDNYFVKTYRLVENFNAPVDAVLVGNEVYIMEYAGRSNAHIWKITLPSGVKTGGQNTSLKQ
- a CDS encoding amidohydrolase family protein, which produces MKHTYILVCLFLFISACSSGKIYQTTSDSGYQAFTGATILNGQGGTPIKDGVLLIRKGQVVAVGPRNKVKIPEVAIIEDVTGKFIMPGIINGHGHVGDVKGIEPGHYSRENLLDNLGLYGRYGITTVVSLGGDKKEAEPLRAIHDSTTTQRARLFIAGEVITGKTPAEALAVVEQNHRLGVDFMKIRVDDQLGTAPKMPAAVYRAVIKRSHQLGYKIATHLYSLADARDLLLAGSDLLAHSVRDQPVDAAFIQLLKKKKAGYCPTLTRELSTFVYGDTAAFFQDPFFRREYDSLTIQPLIDPARQSQMRQSKSAQTYQQQLPTAMANLKKLSDQGIPIVFGTDSGMPARFMGYFEHLEMEMMAEAGLTPRQIITAATKNAAHYLGLKNVGTLTRGNWADFLVLDADPLTDIRNVRKLNGVFISGEKVEK